From the Prosthecobacter fusiformis genome, one window contains:
- a CDS encoding RNA polymerase sigma factor yields MQVFAATGHLWVNTMNAMPTHPIDEELAMLGAGKTAAACEKIVAQHGSLVKSACLRVLRDEGLAEDAAQETFMLLIKKASSLPPSTPLAGWLYHAACRTALNHQRAAIRRRARENSIELMNQMIPDAQPNPWTEIEPHLDEAMLTLPPRQRDLVVQCYFQNRTQRSAAAALGCSESVVSRELGAALEALRQFFTRRHVAVSAVALAALLPAHAASASMAGGTALVTAMVAAPASTSLVAALLTSKVLLTTAVMTCTLTVAAVGYHLTTSGSHGSDRRNSSAAGAVAADRGSPNKMSVGVAKKGTWEARFEFTSAMALEERKKQVLLESDPDARYALLQQMGVGLSRAGFDKLIAQGMDASVAPWRDTFAVLENRTDMFDNYLMAWSNENPLAALNWVASQPDGGLGMRKQLLYALEAGQFQPDTLREWISNLKKESMQKEAALALEWLDNPSSLIARLGTGGNDGFLVDLAMLRSGERLDWAAFGSRLGAGKSAIVARAMRQVLDSGLSLQTITPFLQGLATSADPHISVGAVTLMRAAYGQADVDYRVALGLAADCEKAGMGNYKISVFKGWAVADPEAALQYTARLKDLASMRHVLSALSPLPDDTTLVAMMAGTPPVAQDIALAALYSRSTEGLSARLQRIMESTTVVDQVEAAKEVLRNLPFADAPAAAQWLKQQPAGKSRQEMALALSRRLAAVDPQTALELILSEGLSGREYDEAMSHAVKQFSAQNDMEQSTRFIQQITDPTAYADALGQIAMVKFAGRPQEAYAYLQKHSRGDWQLAALQMLSELQYNKLGNIDANAAEILKLDLPKMGPDVAKRASNFCRVWIDHQVPVTTPLAWTQQLPSPMGRATRLQLARRNELKPATLEQFHTWTQTASISQAERAQLQTVLQKRLADPRVK; encoded by the coding sequence ATGCAAGTTTTCGCCGCGACCGGACACTTATGGGTGAACACCATGAATGCGATGCCCACCCACCCCATTGATGAAGAGCTCGCCATGCTGGGTGCGGGCAAGACCGCAGCGGCCTGTGAAAAGATTGTAGCACAGCATGGCTCCCTGGTGAAGAGCGCCTGCCTCCGGGTGCTGCGGGATGAGGGGCTGGCAGAGGATGCGGCGCAGGAGACCTTTATGCTGCTGATAAAAAAAGCTTCATCGCTGCCTCCCTCCACACCCTTGGCGGGCTGGCTCTATCATGCCGCCTGTCGCACCGCCTTGAACCACCAGCGTGCTGCGATTCGCCGCCGTGCTCGCGAAAATTCCATAGAGCTCATGAATCAAATGATACCCGATGCCCAACCCAATCCATGGACTGAGATCGAGCCACATCTTGACGAGGCTATGCTCACACTGCCTCCTCGTCAGCGCGACTTGGTCGTGCAGTGCTATTTTCAAAACCGCACGCAGCGCTCTGCCGCCGCCGCTTTGGGTTGTTCAGAAAGCGTCGTCAGCCGCGAGCTAGGAGCCGCCCTTGAAGCATTGCGGCAGTTTTTCACCAGGCGTCACGTCGCAGTCAGCGCGGTAGCCCTGGCCGCTTTGTTGCCGGCACATGCAGCATCCGCCTCCATGGCAGGCGGCACGGCATTAGTCACCGCCATGGTGGCAGCACCGGCCAGTACTTCTTTGGTGGCGGCACTGCTCACATCCAAAGTTCTGCTCACCACGGCTGTCATGACCTGTACGCTCACAGTCGCCGCTGTAGGCTACCATTTGACCACCTCTGGATCACATGGGAGTGATAGGCGCAACTCCTCAGCCGCAGGAGCGGTGGCTGCCGACCGAGGTTCACCTAACAAAATGTCAGTTGGAGTGGCCAAGAAGGGAACCTGGGAGGCCCGTTTTGAGTTCACCAGTGCGATGGCCTTGGAGGAACGCAAAAAACAAGTGCTGCTGGAAAGCGATCCCGACGCACGCTACGCCCTGCTACAGCAAATGGGCGTCGGACTGTCCCGTGCCGGCTTTGACAAACTCATCGCCCAGGGCATGGACGCCAGCGTCGCCCCTTGGCGGGATACCTTCGCGGTGCTGGAAAACCGCACCGACATGTTCGACAACTATTTGATGGCCTGGAGCAATGAAAATCCGCTGGCCGCTCTCAATTGGGTGGCTTCCCAGCCGGACGGCGGCCTCGGCATGCGCAAGCAGTTGCTCTACGCTCTGGAGGCGGGGCAATTCCAGCCGGACACACTTCGGGAGTGGATCAGCAATCTGAAGAAAGAGTCCATGCAAAAGGAGGCTGCGCTGGCACTCGAGTGGTTAGACAATCCATCTTCGTTGATTGCGCGCCTTGGCACCGGCGGCAACGACGGTTTTCTCGTCGACTTGGCGATGCTGCGCAGTGGTGAACGTCTGGACTGGGCAGCGTTCGGCAGCAGACTCGGCGCGGGTAAAAGCGCCATCGTTGCCCGGGCGATGCGACAGGTGCTGGACTCAGGCCTCTCGCTTCAGACCATTACCCCTTTCCTTCAAGGATTGGCCACTTCGGCCGATCCCCACATCAGTGTCGGGGCCGTCACCCTCATGCGCGCCGCTTATGGCCAGGCAGATGTGGATTACAGGGTGGCTCTCGGCCTAGCCGCAGATTGTGAAAAGGCAGGGATGGGCAACTACAAAATCAGTGTTTTTAAAGGCTGGGCCGTGGCGGATCCTGAAGCAGCCCTGCAATACACCGCCAGGCTGAAAGACCTGGCCAGCATGCGTCATGTGCTCAGCGCCCTGTCCCCACTGCCTGATGACACCACGCTAGTGGCCATGATGGCAGGCACACCGCCGGTAGCACAGGACATCGCCCTGGCTGCCCTCTATAGCCGGAGCACCGAGGGGCTGTCTGCCAGGCTTCAAAGGATCATGGAGTCCACCACAGTCGTTGACCAAGTGGAGGCAGCCAAGGAGGTGCTGCGGAATCTGCCCTTCGCGGATGCGCCCGCCGCTGCCCAATGGTTAAAGCAGCAGCCTGCTGGCAAATCGCGTCAGGAGATGGCCCTGGCTTTGAGCAGACGGCTCGCGGCGGTGGATCCCCAGACCGCGCTGGAACTCATCCTTAGCGAGGGGCTGAGTGGGAGGGAATATGACGAAGCCATGTCCCATGCGGTGAAGCAATTTTCCGCACAGAATGACATGGAGCAGTCCACCCGCTTCATCCAGCAAATCACCGATCCTACAGCCTATGCAGATGCGCTCGGCCAGATCGCCATGGTCAAATTTGCCGGTCGTCCGCAGGAAGCCTACGCCTATCTGCAAAAGCACTCCCGCGGTGATTGGCAGCTCGCCGCCTTGCAGATGCTGAGTGAACTCCAATACAACAAGCTGGGCAACATAGACGCCAATGCCGCCGAGATCCTCAAGCTCGACCTGCCAAAGATGGGCCCCGACGTCGCCAAACGAGCCAGCAACTTCTGTCGGGTCTGGATAGATCACCAAGTCCCGGTGACCACCCCGCTCGCCTGGACCCAGCAACTTCCCAGCCCCATGGGGCGTGCAACCCGCCTGCAACTGGCTAGGCGGAATGAACTCAAGCCCGCCACCTTGGAACAATTCCACACCTGGACTCAGACCGCGTCCATCAGCCAGGCAGAGCGCGCCCAGTTGCAAACAGTCTTGCAAAAACGCCTCGCTGACCCAAGGGTCAAATAG